The proteins below come from a single Natrinema sp. SYSU A 869 genomic window:
- a CDS encoding Gfo/Idh/MocA family oxidoreductase encodes MTLEVGVLGYRFMGKAHANAMARLPMFFPDAPEIERSVLVGRDESALSDAADRLGFESVSTDWADVVDDVDVFYNLGPNHVHREPSIAALEAGTPVFCEKPLAPTLEEADVMAETARAAGDDVPAGCAFNYRFVPAIRYAKRLLEAGELGEIRHVRGRYLQDWLVDPEAPWSWRNDEELAGSGALGDLGAHTVDLLRFLVGDDALAGDIERLSGHLQTFVDERPLEGEDGETRPVTVDDAYSAQLEFENGAMGTIEASRFATGHKNDHTIEIHGSKGSLTFSLERLNELEVLREDNRGYETILVTDEDDPYVDHWWPPGHVLGWEHTFVHENYEFLSAVANGDEFEPNFDDGLAAQQVLDAIDRSDEQGKWVSLE; translated from the coding sequence ATGACACTCGAGGTCGGCGTGCTCGGCTATCGGTTCATGGGCAAAGCACACGCGAACGCGATGGCGCGGCTGCCGATGTTCTTCCCGGACGCGCCCGAGATCGAACGCAGCGTCCTCGTCGGTCGCGACGAGTCAGCGCTGTCGGATGCCGCCGATCGGCTCGGATTCGAGTCGGTTTCGACCGACTGGGCCGATGTCGTCGACGATGTAGACGTTTTCTACAATCTCGGCCCCAATCACGTCCACCGCGAACCGTCGATCGCCGCACTCGAGGCCGGGACGCCGGTCTTCTGTGAGAAACCGCTCGCGCCGACGCTCGAGGAAGCCGACGTGATGGCCGAGACGGCGCGCGCAGCGGGTGACGACGTACCCGCCGGCTGCGCGTTCAACTACCGCTTCGTGCCGGCGATCCGGTATGCGAAGCGATTGCTCGAAGCGGGTGAACTCGGCGAAATCCGCCACGTCCGTGGACGCTATTTACAGGACTGGCTGGTCGATCCCGAGGCACCGTGGTCGTGGCGCAACGACGAGGAACTCGCGGGGTCGGGTGCGCTGGGCGATCTCGGCGCACACACGGTCGACCTGCTTCGATTTCTCGTGGGGGACGACGCCCTCGCGGGCGATATCGAACGGCTCAGCGGCCACCTGCAGACGTTCGTCGACGAGCGGCCACTGGAGGGCGAAGATGGTGAGACGAGACCGGTTACGGTCGACGACGCCTACTCCGCGCAACTCGAGTTCGAAAACGGTGCCATGGGAACGATCGAGGCCTCGCGGTTCGCGACGGGCCACAAGAACGACCACACGATCGAGATCCACGGCTCGAAGGGGAGTCTGACGTTCTCGCTCGAGCGCCTGAACGAACTCGAGGTGCTCCGCGAGGACAACCGCGGCTACGAGACGATCCTGGTCACCGATGAGGACGATCCCTACGTCGATCACTGGTGGCCGCCGGGCCACGTGCTGGGCTGGGAGCACACCTTCGTCCACGAGAACTACGAGTTCCTCAGCGCGGTCGCAAACGGCGACGAGTTCGAACCGAACTTCGACGATGGCCTCGCCGCCCAGCAGGTGCTCGACGCGATCGACCGAAGCGACGAGCAGGGCAAGTGGGTCAGCCTCGAGTAG
- a CDS encoding zinc-binding dehydrogenase — translation MAAEMTAYVIEEYGDPDVFTETTREVPEPGPDEIRVEVAASSLNPVDYKIRQGALPDFAPEFPAILHCDVSGVVNAVGENVDAFEAGDKVYGMPGGAGRQGSLADYVVGHAGTFARAPDSIPLEESAALPVVALTAWELLADKTSVDIGDDVLIYGGSGGVGHIAVQLAHWFGADVTATGSSEEKRNLAEKLGADATVDYTETDVETYVDEHAGGNGFDVVVDPIGDEHLETAFEAVRPYGTVVTTESSAAQELDLGPMHANSLELGVVLVILPVLLGEHQDWIGEELADIAALVDDGAIEPSIDDRFAFDEAAAAHRRGENGDFRGKLLLVNE, via the coding sequence ATGGCTGCGGAGATGACTGCCTATGTTATCGAGGAGTACGGCGACCCGGACGTCTTCACGGAGACGACCCGCGAGGTCCCCGAACCCGGGCCAGACGAGATCCGCGTCGAAGTCGCTGCGTCCAGTCTCAACCCCGTGGATTACAAGATCCGTCAGGGTGCGCTGCCCGACTTCGCCCCCGAGTTCCCGGCGATCCTCCACTGCGACGTGTCAGGCGTCGTCAACGCGGTCGGGGAGAACGTCGATGCTTTCGAAGCGGGTGACAAAGTCTACGGCATGCCCGGTGGCGCTGGCCGACAGGGCTCGCTCGCCGACTACGTCGTCGGCCACGCCGGAACGTTCGCCCGCGCGCCCGACTCGATCCCGCTCGAGGAGAGCGCGGCGCTGCCGGTCGTTGCGCTCACCGCCTGGGAGTTGCTTGCCGACAAGACGAGCGTCGACATCGGCGATGACGTGCTCATCTACGGCGGTAGCGGCGGGGTGGGCCACATCGCGGTCCAACTGGCCCACTGGTTTGGCGCGGACGTCACCGCCACGGGCTCGAGCGAGGAAAAGCGCAACCTCGCAGAGAAACTCGGTGCCGACGCGACCGTCGATTACACCGAGACTGATGTCGAGACGTACGTCGACGAACACGCCGGCGGCAACGGCTTCGACGTCGTCGTCGATCCGATCGGCGACGAGCATCTCGAGACGGCCTTCGAAGCGGTCCGGCCCTACGGTACCGTCGTGACGACTGAGTCGAGTGCGGCTCAGGAGCTGGATCTCGGGCCCATGCACGCGAACTCGCTCGAGTTGGGCGTCGTGCTCGTCATCCTCCCCGTGCTACTCGGCGAGCATCAGGACTGGATCGGCGAGGAACTCGCGGACATCGCGGCGCTGGTCGACGATGGTGCCATCGAGCCATCCATCGACGATCGCTTCGCTTTCGACGAGGCCGCGGCTGCACACCGTCGCGGCGAGAACGGTGACTTCCGCGGCAAACTGTTGCTGGTCAACGAGTGA
- a CDS encoding HD domain-containing protein produces the protein MKIIKDSVHDHIQVDGIARDLLDTPAVQRLRHISQLGTVSLVYPSANHTRFEHSLGVYHLACEALERLGVEGQQAARVHAAALLHDVGHGPFSHNIEMLTYRRTGRYHDDVHDLLADGAIGDVLRDHDLEPETVADLVAGEGRFGQLVSGELDVDRMDYLVRDAHHTGVPYGTIDHGRLVRELTFANGELVLDEGNVQTAESLLVARALMNPTVYSHSVARISKAMLRRAAERLLKAPETDIDAETLQRMDDHDLTVALRSCVETSEFSRRLDQRDLFKRAVWAEMDDVPGGIIEADHAAIREFEREISDRAEVDPAHVILDVPSRPSMTESTTRVMVNGEIRQLGQQSPLVEALRAAQYSQWRLGVYSPTDLRDRVGRAAVDVLGLDINGALVSDVRDGMDATLDQFVD, from the coding sequence ATGAAGATCATCAAGGACAGCGTCCACGACCACATTCAGGTCGACGGCATCGCCCGCGACCTGCTGGACACGCCGGCGGTACAGCGGTTGCGCCACATTAGTCAACTCGGAACCGTCTCCCTGGTTTACCCCTCGGCTAACCACACTCGCTTCGAGCATAGTCTCGGGGTCTACCACCTCGCCTGCGAGGCCCTCGAGCGACTCGGCGTCGAGGGGCAGCAAGCGGCGCGAGTCCACGCTGCGGCCTTGCTCCACGACGTCGGCCACGGGCCGTTCAGTCACAATATCGAGATGCTAACCTACCGCCGAACGGGGCGATACCACGACGACGTCCACGATCTGCTCGCGGACGGGGCTATCGGGGACGTGCTGCGAGACCACGACCTCGAGCCCGAGACGGTTGCGGACTTGGTCGCCGGCGAGGGCCGGTTCGGCCAGCTTGTCTCGGGCGAGCTCGACGTGGATCGGATGGACTATCTGGTGCGTGACGCCCACCACACCGGCGTTCCCTACGGGACGATCGATCACGGCCGGCTCGTCCGGGAACTGACCTTCGCCAACGGCGAACTCGTCCTCGACGAGGGCAACGTCCAGACGGCCGAGAGCCTGCTGGTCGCGCGGGCGCTGATGAACCCGACCGTCTACAGTCACAGCGTCGCCCGGATCAGCAAGGCGATGCTCCGCCGGGCGGCCGAACGGCTGCTCAAGGCTCCCGAGACGGACATCGACGCCGAGACCCTCCAGCGGATGGACGATCACGATCTGACCGTCGCCCTGCGCTCGTGTGTGGAGACGAGCGAATTTTCTCGTCGGCTGGACCAGCGGGATCTGTTCAAACGGGCGGTGTGGGCCGAGATGGACGACGTGCCGGGCGGGATCATCGAGGCCGATCACGCGGCGATTCGCGAGTTCGAGCGCGAGATCAGCGATCGAGCGGAGGTCGATCCGGCACACGTCATCCTCGACGTGCCGAGTCGCCCGTCGATGACGGAGTCGACGACCCGCGTGATGGTCAACGGTGAGATCCGTCAGCTGGGCCAGCAGTCGCCACTCGTGGAGGCGCTGCGTGCAGCTCAGTACTCCCAATGGCGACTCGGCGTCTACTCGCCGACCGATCTGCGCGATCGAGTTGGCCGGGCCGCAGTGGACGTGCTCGGCCTGGACATCAACGGTGCGCTGGTCAGCGACGTCCGGGACGGGATGGACGCGACGTTGGATCAGTTCGTCGACTAG
- a CDS encoding amidohydrolase family protein translates to MERTGTILRGREFEPVEGRVVIDDDGCIEAIEETPVESDDIILPAFVNAHTHIGDSIAKEAGGGLSLEELVAPPDGLKHRLLRDASRNELVTAMEQSLRFMQQAGTAACLDFREGGVEGVRMLEDAADDLAIDALSFARGSVDAMHAGNGFGASGANDDNFDQERTATREAGKPFGIHAGEVDESDINPALDLDPDFLVHMVHPEQVHLERIADSEIPIVVCPRSNLVTDVGLSPYEELHERTTLALGTDNVMLNSPSMFREMEFLAKLSELPATEILRMATVNGAEIADLEYGLIEPGREARLLVLGGDSDNLIGARDPVRAVVRRAGVDDVREVVSGADVDESAS, encoded by the coding sequence ATGGAACGAACGGGAACGATTCTCCGCGGCCGCGAGTTCGAACCCGTCGAGGGACGGGTCGTCATCGACGACGACGGTTGCATCGAGGCCATCGAGGAAACCCCGGTCGAGAGCGACGATATCATCCTCCCGGCGTTCGTCAACGCCCACACTCACATCGGTGATTCGATCGCCAAGGAGGCCGGCGGTGGCCTCTCGCTCGAGGAACTCGTCGCGCCGCCGGACGGCCTGAAACATCGGCTACTCCGGGACGCTTCTCGAAACGAACTCGTGACCGCGATGGAGCAGTCGCTGCGATTCATGCAGCAAGCGGGGACGGCCGCCTGTCTGGACTTCCGCGAGGGTGGCGTCGAGGGCGTTCGCATGCTCGAGGACGCCGCGGACGACCTCGCGATCGACGCGCTCTCGTTCGCTCGCGGCTCCGTCGACGCGATGCACGCCGGCAACGGGTTTGGCGCGAGCGGCGCGAACGACGACAACTTCGATCAGGAACGGACGGCGACCCGCGAGGCGGGCAAGCCGTTCGGCATCCACGCCGGCGAGGTCGATGAGAGCGATATCAACCCGGCGCTGGACCTCGATCCGGACTTTCTGGTGCACATGGTCCACCCCGAACAGGTTCACCTAGAGCGAATCGCGGACAGCGAGATTCCGATCGTCGTCTGTCCGCGTTCGAATCTCGTGACCGACGTCGGACTGTCGCCCTACGAGGAACTACACGAGCGGACGACGCTCGCGCTCGGGACGGACAACGTGATGCTCAACTCGCCGTCGATGTTCCGGGAGATGGAGTTCCTGGCAAAGCTCTCGGAGCTACCGGCTACAGAAATCCTCCGAATGGCGACGGTAAACGGTGCCGAGATCGCCGACCTCGAGTACGGCCTGATCGAACCCGGACGGGAGGCCCGCCTGTTGGTCCTCGGCGGCGACTCGGACAACCTCATTGGCGCGCGGGACCCGGTCCGGGCCGTGGTTCGCCGAGCGGGGGTCGACGACGTTCGCGAGGTCGTCTCCGGCGCGGACGTCGACGAGAGCGCGAGCTAA
- a CDS encoding gamma carbonic anhydrase family protein, translated as MLRSFDGMEPQIADSAYVDDAAVVIGDVVIEADASVWPNTTLRGDHGTIVVGEGANVQDNAVLHETAELAPYSTVGHSAIIHDATVAERALVGMSAVVLDGAHVGEGAVVAAGSVVTEGTEVPESTLVAGTPAEPKTEIDDPHLEATADRYVELSREHAETSERLD; from the coding sequence ATGCTACGATCGTTCGACGGGATGGAACCGCAGATAGCCGACTCCGCGTACGTCGACGACGCTGCAGTCGTCATCGGCGACGTCGTCATCGAGGCGGACGCCAGCGTCTGGCCGAACACGACGCTGCGTGGCGATCACGGGACGATCGTCGTCGGCGAGGGAGCCAACGTCCAAGATAACGCCGTCCTCCACGAGACGGCCGAACTCGCGCCGTACTCGACGGTCGGCCACAGCGCCATCATCCACGACGCCACCGTCGCCGAGCGCGCGCTGGTCGGGATGAGCGCGGTCGTCCTCGACGGCGCTCACGTCGGTGAGGGCGCGGTCGTCGCTGCCGGCAGCGTCGTCACCGAGGGCACCGAGGTCCCCGAGTCCACGCTCGTCGCCGGCACGCCTGCGGAACCGAAGACGGAGATCGACGACCCCCATCTCGAGGCGACGGCCGACCGATACGTCGAACTCTCACGGGAACACGCGGAGACGTCCGAGCGACTCGACTGA
- a CDS encoding DUF3006 family protein, whose amino-acid sequence MSETHTAVLDRIVDGETAVLLLEADGDVIGERIVTIETLPEDGRHEGAVFEVTVDEETLLEATYREEVERERRELTRERFDRLSERLSDVDRDEE is encoded by the coding sequence ATGAGTGAAACACACACCGCGGTTCTCGACCGTATCGTCGACGGGGAGACAGCGGTTCTCCTGCTCGAAGCGGACGGGGACGTGATCGGCGAGCGGATCGTCACCATCGAGACGCTGCCCGAGGACGGCCGACACGAGGGTGCAGTCTTCGAGGTAACCGTCGACGAGGAAACCCTACTCGAGGCCACCTATCGCGAGGAGGTCGAACGCGAGCGTCGGGAGTTGACGCGGGAACGGTTCGATCGACTCTCGGAACGACTGTCCGACGTCGATCGGGACGAGGAGTAG
- a CDS encoding glutathione S-transferase N-terminal domain-containing protein — MLELYQAEGCPHSGKVREKLTDLGVSYTIHNPRLVSGEVRNEQTHAELTELGGQDQIPYLIDTDRQEALYESDDIVDYLEEHYG; from the coding sequence ATGCTCGAGCTATATCAGGCCGAAGGCTGTCCACATTCCGGGAAGGTCCGAGAGAAACTTACCGACCTCGGCGTTTCCTACACCATCCATAACCCGCGACTGGTCAGCGGCGAGGTGCGCAACGAGCAGACCCACGCGGAACTGACGGAACTCGGCGGGCAGGATCAGATCCCGTATCTCATCGACACTGATCGGCAGGAGGCGCTCTACGAGAGCGACGATATCGTCGACTATCTCGAGGAACACTACGGCTAA
- a CDS encoding uracil-DNA glycosylase: protein MTDQPSTDWEFKTVFADALEAVPDDQFDPDRFVPGIGPLSADVMLIGEAPGKQEVNQGEPFVGQAGQQLDRALEAIGYDRRDLYITNLVKVRPPENRDPHVDEIEAWWPVLEAEIERVDPAVLVPLGSFATDELLETGETITDLHGREFEREGRTVVPAFHPAAALYDRSKVDTVKSDLGTALELA, encoded by the coding sequence ATGACAGATCAGCCGTCGACTGACTGGGAGTTCAAGACAGTGTTCGCGGACGCGCTCGAGGCGGTACCGGACGACCAGTTCGATCCCGACCGATTCGTTCCAGGCATCGGACCGCTGTCGGCAGACGTGATGCTCATCGGCGAGGCCCCGGGCAAGCAGGAGGTCAATCAGGGCGAACCCTTCGTCGGACAAGCCGGACAACAATTGGACCGCGCGCTCGAGGCGATCGGCTACGACCGGCGGGACCTGTACATCACCAACCTGGTCAAGGTGCGGCCGCCGGAGAACCGCGATCCCCACGTCGACGAGATCGAGGCCTGGTGGCCGGTCCTCGAGGCCGAGATCGAGCGCGTCGATCCGGCCGTGCTCGTCCCGCTGGGGAGTTTCGCGACGGACGAACTACTCGAGACCGGCGAGACGATCACCGACCTGCACGGCCGGGAATTCGAGCGCGAGGGGCGGACCGTCGTGCCGGCGTTTCACCCGGCCGCGGCGCTATACGATCGCAGCAAGGTCGACACCGTTAAGTCGGATCTCGGGACCGCCCTCGAGTTGGCGTAG
- a CDS encoding DEAD/DEAH box helicase family protein, whose amino-acid sequence MTRASADESTTIELRYEDGTIRIDGLENTSVSPSSIRTSVPDLEADPRTDGWRVPAGRYADLRAALLTTAAAVDDRVLDLESVSDLRSAYELRDYQATALEAWLETDRWADSPALESVERAPAGVLELPTGSGKTVIALKAIERLSVPTLVVVPTIDLLEQWERELEREFGNPIGRFGGGEQRLEPITVSTYDSAYLKADSVGDRFGCVVFDEVHHLGGEGYREIARLLAVPARLGLTATFERPDGAHEVVEEIVGPLVHRIDVDELAGDHLANYDVKRLAVSLTPEEREEYERNQKIFTDYLAKSGIDMRSGSDYQELVKRSGNDPEARKALLARQRARELMLGSENKLEALTDILDDHRGERTIVFTAHNDLAYDVSERFLIPTITHQTGAAERREILERFREGTYTRIATSNVLDEGVDVPDANVAIVLSGSGSEREFTQRLGRILRPTADGGRALLYEVVSQETGEERVADRRR is encoded by the coding sequence GTGACGCGGGCTTCAGCCGACGAATCAACGACGATCGAACTCCGGTATGAGGACGGGACGATTCGGATCGATGGCCTCGAGAACACATCCGTCTCGCCGTCGTCGATCCGAACGTCGGTCCCGGATCTCGAGGCTGATCCACGGACCGATGGCTGGCGCGTCCCGGCCGGCAGATATGCCGACCTGCGAGCAGCACTACTGACGACAGCGGCCGCGGTCGACGATCGCGTCCTCGACCTCGAGTCCGTCTCGGATCTCCGGTCGGCGTACGAACTCCGCGACTATCAGGCGACGGCGCTCGAGGCCTGGCTCGAAACGGATCGGTGGGCCGACAGCCCCGCTCTCGAGTCCGTCGAGCGAGCGCCTGCCGGCGTCCTCGAACTCCCGACCGGCAGCGGGAAGACGGTTATCGCGTTGAAAGCGATCGAGCGGCTCTCGGTCCCGACGCTCGTCGTCGTCCCGACGATCGACCTACTCGAGCAGTGGGAACGCGAACTCGAGCGCGAGTTTGGAAACCCGATCGGCCGCTTCGGTGGCGGGGAACAGCGCCTCGAGCCAATCACCGTCTCGACGTACGATTCAGCGTATCTCAAAGCGGATTCGGTCGGCGACCGGTTCGGTTGCGTCGTCTTCGACGAGGTCCACCACCTCGGCGGCGAGGGGTATCGCGAGATCGCGCGGCTGCTCGCTGTGCCGGCACGGCTCGGGCTGACCGCGACGTTCGAGCGGCCCGATGGGGCACACGAGGTCGTCGAGGAGATTGTTGGACCGCTGGTCCACCGGATCGACGTGGACGAACTCGCAGGCGATCACCTCGCAAACTACGACGTTAAGCGACTCGCGGTCTCACTCACTCCCGAAGAGCGCGAGGAGTACGAGCGAAATCAGAAAATCTTCACGGATTACCTCGCGAAGTCGGGTATCGACATGCGCAGCGGCTCGGACTACCAGGAACTCGTCAAGCGATCCGGCAACGACCCCGAGGCCCGCAAGGCACTGCTCGCCCGCCAGCGCGCACGAGAGCTCATGCTCGGCAGTGAGAACAAGCTCGAGGCGCTCACGGACATCCTCGACGACCATCGCGGCGAGCGGACGATCGTCTTTACGGCCCACAACGACCTCGCGTACGACGTCAGCGAGCGGTTTCTGATCCCGACGATCACCCATCAGACCGGTGCCGCGGAGCGACGGGAGATCTTGGAGCGCTTCCGCGAGGGGACCTACACCCGGATCGCGACCTCGAACGTGCTCGACGAGGGCGTCGACGTACCCGATGCAAACGTCGCAATCGTACTCTCGGGCAGCGGCAGCGAACGCGAGTTCACGCAGCGACTCGGGCGAATCTTGCGGCCGACCGCTGACGGCGGGCGCGCGCTGCTCTACGAGGTTGTGAGCCAGGAGACCGGAGAGGAGCGCGTTGCCGATAGACGACGGTAA
- a CDS encoding carbonic anhydrase, with protein MVEPTDQSDPDTGQVFESIEERVDQRDDWARRRRKELPTDKQLLVIACMDERIPVEDALGISLGDAQIFRNAGGKVTDDVIRSAALTTNFFDTTEIIVVNHTDCGMMSALDEAVAEGLEAAAGGSLDDIDLNPALPSLDIGDASIAEWVSMTDDIDEACQAQIDYLEDHPLILMNRRNTTAFRP; from the coding sequence ATGGTGGAGCCGACTGACCAATCCGACCCAGACACTGGACAGGTGTTCGAGTCGATTGAAGAGCGAGTCGATCAGCGGGACGACTGGGCACGCCGCCGTCGAAAAGAGCTTCCCACGGATAAGCAGTTACTCGTCATTGCGTGCATGGACGAACGAATCCCTGTCGAAGATGCACTCGGTATTTCCCTGGGTGACGCCCAAATATTCCGAAATGCCGGCGGGAAGGTGACTGACGATGTCATCCGAAGCGCCGCGCTGACCACGAACTTCTTCGACACGACGGAAATCATCGTCGTCAATCACACGGATTGCGGGATGATGAGCGCACTGGACGAGGCTGTCGCCGAAGGGCTCGAGGCCGCCGCTGGCGGTAGCCTCGACGATATCGATCTCAATCCCGCACTCCCCAGTTTAGATATTGGTGATGCCTCGATCGCCGAGTGGGTCTCGATGACCGACGACATTGATGAGGCGTGCCAGGCCCAAATCGACTATCTCGAGGACCATCCGCTTATACTGATGAACAGGCGCAATACCACGGCCTTCAGGCCGTGA
- the grpE gene encoding nucleotide exchange factor GrpE, whose protein sequence is MSEDEGTDTSAQGVPSAEESDDGETADVDPAASTDGESEPTPESDDSRAASANADVDTSEGAANADPDVETTADTEDAPREAPETSADIQQVLDRVTEYDDELARKVSSIVEEARDLNGTVKHQREELEDLTERIESQAETIGDLQDELDEYEQAIDERDAQLEEHEEEIENLESRLKRKQADFQNYKKRAKKRQQQMKDRATEDLVERLIGVRDNLKRALKEDSDDVETLQDGVEMTLREFDRILEDENVSEIEPEPGTETDPQRHEVMMQVDSDQPEGTVADVYTPGYEMGDKVIQNAQVTVSNGELAETDGDGPAESAGQGDESDSNETDGADDDSSDADAEDGEAIELGGEVDDDREDAPADEADE, encoded by the coding sequence ATGAGCGAAGACGAGGGCACGGACACGTCAGCCCAGGGTGTCCCGTCCGCGGAGGAATCCGACGACGGCGAGACGGCCGACGTGGATCCCGCGGCGTCGACGGATGGGGAATCGGAACCAACTCCGGAGTCAGACGACTCGAGAGCAGCATCTGCGAACGCGGACGTCGATACGTCCGAGGGAGCGGCTAACGCGGATCCAGATGTCGAGACGACTGCGGACACCGAGGACGCGCCCCGGGAAGCACCCGAAACGAGCGCGGACATCCAGCAGGTGCTCGATCGGGTTACGGAGTACGACGACGAACTCGCCCGCAAGGTCAGTTCCATCGTCGAGGAGGCCCGCGATCTCAACGGGACCGTCAAACACCAGCGCGAGGAACTCGAGGACCTCACGGAGCGCATTGAATCCCAGGCCGAGACCATCGGTGACCTTCAGGACGAACTGGACGAATACGAGCAGGCGATAGACGAACGCGACGCCCAACTCGAGGAGCACGAAGAGGAGATCGAGAACCTCGAGAGCCGGCTCAAGCGAAAGCAGGCGGACTTCCAGAACTACAAGAAACGCGCCAAGAAGCGCCAACAGCAGATGAAAGACCGCGCCACTGAGGACCTCGTCGAGCGGCTCATCGGCGTCCGAGACAACTTAAAGCGGGCACTCAAGGAGGACAGCGACGATGTCGAGACGCTCCAAGATGGCGTCGAGATGACGCTTCGGGAGTTCGACCGGATTCTCGAGGACGAGAACGTCTCCGAGATCGAGCCCGAACCCGGCACCGAGACCGATCCACAGCGTCACGAGGTCATGATGCAGGTCGACAGTGACCAGCCAGAGGGGACCGTCGCCGACGTCTACACGCCCGGCTACGAGATGGGTGACAAGGTCATTCAGAACGCTCAGGTGACGGTCTCGAACGGCGAACTCGCCGAGACCGACGGCGATGGCCCCGCAGAATCGGCCGGACAGGGCGACGAATCTGACAGTAACGAGACCGACGGGGCCGACGACGACTCGTCGGATGCCGACGCCGAGGACGGCGAAGCGATCGAACTCGGCGGCGAAGTTGACGACGACCGCGAGGACGCCCCAGCGGACGAAGCTGACGAGTAA